A region from the Candidatus Schekmanbacteria bacterium RIFCSPLOWO2_02_FULL_38_14 genome encodes:
- a CDS encoding threonine synthase, with the protein MEYRAWFQCINDCEGKYELNEIIYNCPKCGDLLSVRHDMNKLKKRSAWQWMKLFDERYRRGKWPYGSGVWGKKEMVCPNLENSNIVSMYEGNSNVFWAERLGKEIGVEDLWVKQCGNSHTGSFKDLGMTVLVSMVKQMISEGKKITAVACASTGDTSAALAAYAAAAGIQAVVFLPRNKVSNAQLIQPIANGALTLSLDTDFDGCMKIVQEVCRKNNIYLANSMNSLRIEGQKTVSIELVQQFDWEVPDWIIIPGGNLGNVSALGKGFLLMRDLWMIKKLPRIVCAQAEKANPLYLSYLKGFDEFKPIHAKKTLASAIQIGNPVSFKKAVKVLKEFNGIVEQASEQELADASARADRTGLFNCPHTGVALAVLLKLIKKKAIKPNERVIVISTAHGLKFTEFKLNYHESRLKNIEPHYANLPVELPAKYDVVRDTIFRELEKKEKKKRS; encoded by the coding sequence ATGGAATACAGGGCATGGTTTCAGTGTATAAATGATTGTGAAGGGAAGTATGAGTTAAATGAGATAATTTATAACTGCCCCAAATGTGGGGATCTTCTCAGCGTAAGGCACGATATGAATAAGCTAAAGAAGAGAAGCGCATGGCAGTGGATGAAGCTTTTTGACGAGAGGTATCGCAGGGGCAAATGGCCCTATGGAAGCGGTGTGTGGGGTAAAAAAGAAATGGTCTGCCCCAATCTGGAGAACAGTAATATAGTTTCCATGTATGAAGGTAACAGCAATGTATTCTGGGCTGAACGTTTAGGAAAAGAAATAGGGGTGGAAGACCTTTGGGTGAAACAGTGCGGAAACAGCCATACGGGTTCTTTTAAAGATTTGGGAATGACTGTGCTTGTTTCAATGGTGAAGCAGATGATATCAGAAGGAAAAAAGATTACTGCTGTTGCATGCGCTTCAACAGGAGATACCTCAGCCGCTTTAGCTGCTTATGCTGCTGCTGCCGGAATTCAGGCAGTTGTTTTTCTTCCAAGGAATAAAGTTTCCAACGCCCAGCTGATTCAGCCAATCGCAAACGGTGCGCTGACTCTTTCGCTTGATACTGATTTTGATGGATGCATGAAGATAGTTCAGGAAGTATGCAGGAAGAACAATATATATCTGGCAAATTCTATGAATTCCCTGAGAATTGAAGGACAGAAGACAGTAAGCATTGAACTTGTCCAGCAGTTTGACTGGGAAGTTCCTGACTGGATTATAATTCCAGGAGGAAATCTTGGAAATGTCAGCGCCCTTGGCAAGGGATTTTTACTTATGAGAGATTTGTGGATGATAAAAAAACTTCCAAGAATTGTATGCGCTCAGGCAGAAAAAGCAAACCCATTGTACCTGAGTTATTTAAAGGGTTTTGATGAGTTTAAGCCTATTCATGCAAAAAAAACCCTTGCAAGCGCTATCCAGATAGGAAATCCGGTGAGTTTTAAAAAGGCTGTTAAGGTGCTGAAGGAGTTTAACGGAATTGTTGAGCAGGCTTCTGAGCAGGAGTTAGCTGATGCTTCAGCAAGGGCTGACAGAACAGGGCTTTTTAATTGCCCTCATACAGGTGTTGCTTTAGCAGTATTACTCAAGCTTATTAAAAAGAAAGCCATAAAACCAAATGAAAGGGTAATTGTCATATCCACTGCCCACGGCTTGAAGTTCACTGAGTTCAAGCTCAACTACCATGAAAGCAGGCTTAAAAATATAGAGCCTCATTATGCAAACCTTCCGGTAGAGCTTCCTGCAAAATATGATGTTGTGCGGGATACCATATTCCGTGAGCTTGAGAAGAAGGAGAAGAAAAAAAGAAGCTAA
- a CDS encoding antibiotic ABC transporter ATP-binding protein codes for MKIYDLKLLKQIWGYFSPYKMLIFLSLLILPLIAVLMLSQPYIIKLAIDRHIIKGNLKGINFLALAFLGALITQYLLTFAQQYILQLAGQRVIQDLRIKLFTHLQKMPYSFFDKNPVGGLVSRVTNDVESLSEMFTAGIAGFAGDFFILIGIMIVMLKMNRELALVTFTVVPLLAIVAVIFRTKSREANRVIRTKLSDLYSFLNENITGSETVKLFNREKKNFRQFQKINNEYLAPNIKSVYYDSFLYAFVELIGSIAVALIIWFGGGQIIKQTLTFGVLVAFIEYIEKFFRPIRDLSTKYAIMQQAMASSERIFNLMEEKEEVFTEKKKPDSLEGGIVFKNVYFSYTPDNYVLKDISFRINPGEKIAIVGATGAGKSTIIKLLSRFYDIEKGVIKLDGTDIREFDKLWLRKQISIVLQDVFLFSGDIMSNIRLGEISIKDDEVIEACKLVNAHNFISKLPEGYYEPVKELGKNLSSGEKQLLLFARALVFNPKILILDEATSSVDTVTESMIQEALFKLMEGRTSIIIAHRLSTIQRADRIIVLHKGMVKEIGTHRELLNLGGIYNKLYELQYKYHLEERASLNL; via the coding sequence ATGAAAATCTATGATCTGAAGCTTTTGAAACAAATATGGGGCTATTTCTCGCCTTATAAAATGCTGATTTTTCTTTCGCTCTTGATACTACCATTAATAGCTGTACTCATGCTCTCCCAGCCTTATATTATCAAGCTCGCAATTGACAGGCATATTATCAAAGGAAACTTGAAAGGAATAAACTTCTTAGCACTCGCCTTTCTTGGTGCTCTTATAACCCAGTATCTTTTAACCTTTGCCCAGCAGTATATCCTCCAGTTAGCAGGACAAAGAGTTATCCAGGACCTGAGAATCAAACTTTTCACCCATCTTCAGAAAATGCCATATTCTTTTTTTGACAAAAATCCTGTCGGAGGGCTTGTCTCAAGGGTCACAAACGATGTTGAATCGCTGAGCGAAATGTTTACTGCAGGAATAGCAGGATTTGCCGGAGACTTTTTTATTCTTATTGGAATCATGATAGTGATGTTGAAAATGAATAGAGAACTTGCGCTTGTAACGTTTACAGTTGTCCCTCTTCTTGCCATTGTTGCCGTAATCTTCAGAACTAAATCAAGGGAAGCCAACAGAGTAATAAGAACAAAACTTTCTGACCTCTACTCATTCCTTAATGAGAACATAACAGGCTCTGAAACAGTAAAGCTCTTTAACAGGGAAAAGAAAAATTTCAGGCAGTTTCAGAAGATAAACAATGAATATCTCGCTCCAAACATCAAATCAGTTTATTACGATTCATTCCTCTACGCCTTTGTCGAGCTCATTGGTTCAATTGCTGTTGCCCTCATTATCTGGTTTGGAGGAGGGCAGATAATAAAACAGACCCTTACATTCGGAGTCCTTGTCGCCTTTATAGAATATATTGAAAAGTTTTTCAGGCCCATCAGGGACCTTTCAACAAAATATGCCATTATGCAGCAGGCAATGGCATCTTCTGAAAGAATATTTAACCTGATGGAAGAGAAAGAAGAGGTTTTTACTGAAAAGAAAAAACCGGACAGCCTTGAGGGTGGGATAGTTTTTAAAAATGTTTATTTCTCATATACCCCTGATAACTATGTCCTTAAAGATATCAGTTTCAGGATAAACCCGGGTGAAAAAATTGCAATTGTTGGAGCAACAGGTGCTGGAAAATCAACGATAATAAAACTTCTGAGCAGATTTTATGACATTGAAAAAGGCGTGATAAAGCTTGATGGAACTGATATCAGGGAATTTGATAAACTCTGGCTGCGAAAGCAGATTAGCATAGTGCTTCAGGATGTTTTTCTGTTTTCAGGTGATATAATGAGCAATATCAGGCTTGGTGAAATATCCATAAAGGATGATGAAGTAATCGAAGCATGCAAACTTGTCAATGCCCACAACTTCATTTCAAAACTCCCGGAAGGATACTATGAGCCTGTAAAAGAGTTGGGCAAAAATTTATCTTCAGGAGAAAAACAGCTTCTCTTATTTGCAAGAGCTCTGGTCTTTAACCCTAAAATTCTTATCCTTGATGAAGCAACTTCAAGCGTTGATACAGTAACTGAAAGCATGATACAGGAAGCCCTTTTTAAACTAATGGAGGGAAGGACTTCAATAATAATAGCCCATCGCCTTTCAACCATCCAACGCGCTGACAGGATAATAGTCCTGCACAAGGGAATGGTAAAGGAGATTGGAACCCACAGGGAACTTTTAAACCTTGGAGGAATATATAACAAACTGTATGAGCTTCAGTATAAGTACCATCTTGAGGAGAGAGCTTCTTTGAATTTATAA
- a CDS encoding cold-shock protein encodes MAQGTVKWFNDSKGFGFITNEDGNDAFVHHTSVQGDGFKTLAEGDKVSFDIEKGPKGPKAINVAKL; translated from the coding sequence ATGGCACAAGGAACAGTGAAGTGGTTTAACGACAGCAAAGGCTTTGGATTCATTACAAATGAAGATGGAAATGACGCTTTTGTCCACCATACTTCTGTACAGGGTGATGGATTTAAAACTCTTGCAGAGGGCGACAAGGTCAGTTTTGACATTGAAAAAGGCCCAAAAGGTCCCAAAGCAATCAATGTAGCAAAGCTATAA
- a CDS encoding CopG family transcriptional regulator — protein MSKAKIAITLDEQFIEDIDRLVSTHIFQSRSQAIQEAVEEKLKRLKRTRLARECSKLDLDFEKAMAEEGMTEDLSQWPEY, from the coding sequence ATGAGCAAAGCAAAAATTGCCATTACATTAGACGAACAATTTATTGAAGATATAGATAGACTTGTCAGTACACATATTTTTCAGAGTCGCAGTCAAGCCATACAGGAAGCAGTGGAAGAAAAACTGAAACGATTGAAACGTACCCGTTTAGCTAGAGAATGCTCCAAACTTGATCTTGATTTTGAAAAGGCAATGGCGGAAGAAGGCATGACTGAGGATTTGAGCCAATGGCCCGAATACTGA
- a CDS encoding deoxyhypusine synthase (transforms a conserved lysine residue of initiation factor 5A into deoxyhypusine) → MGNSRKYFLKSEIINPEPIQGDLNVSELVDKYFLAYNSKRIKEICQLLTKKVLKKDVTVGLSLSGALTPAGLGRSVVVPLIKSGFVDWITSTGANLYHDTHFGLNLELRQGSPFLDDTELKNEKIVRIYDIIFDYDVLLSTDRFYREILRLPEFQKEMGTAELHYLIGKYLFEREKALGIKIPTLLSSAYQYGVPVYTPSPGDSSIGMNIAEVILSGGKLRVCPFLDVNETAAIVLDAKRAKGKSAVLIVGGGAPKNFMLQTEPQIQEVLKLDEKGHDYFMQITDARADTGGLSGATPSEAVSWGKVDEEMLPDAVVAYIDFTVALPVITSYVLSKAKPRKHKRLYDKREELLGRLQKEFLKKP, encoded by the coding sequence ATGGGTAATTCAAGAAAATATTTTTTAAAAAGTGAGATAATAAATCCTGAACCTATTCAAGGGGACTTGAATGTTTCAGAACTTGTTGATAAATATTTTCTTGCTTATAACAGCAAGAGGATAAAGGAGATATGCCAGCTTCTTACAAAAAAGGTTTTAAAGAAAGATGTAACTGTAGGACTCAGTCTTTCAGGGGCATTGACTCCTGCAGGACTTGGCAGGTCTGTTGTAGTTCCTCTCATTAAAAGCGGGTTTGTTGACTGGATAACTTCAACAGGTGCAAACCTCTACCACGATACACACTTTGGATTGAACCTTGAACTCAGGCAGGGGAGCCCGTTTTTAGACGACACAGAACTTAAAAATGAAAAAATAGTCAGAATCTATGACATAATATTTGACTATGATGTCCTTCTTTCTACAGACAGGTTTTACCGTGAGATTCTCAGGTTGCCAGAATTCCAGAAAGAGATGGGTACAGCAGAGCTGCATTATCTTATAGGGAAATATCTTTTTGAGCGTGAAAAAGCTCTCGGGATAAAAATACCAACTCTTCTCTCATCTGCTTACCAGTATGGAGTTCCGGTATACACGCCTTCTCCAGGAGACAGCTCAATAGGAATGAACATTGCAGAGGTTATTCTTTCAGGAGGAAAGCTGAGAGTTTGTCCCTTTCTGGATGTAAATGAGACTGCAGCAATAGTTCTTGATGCTAAGAGAGCAAAGGGTAAGAGTGCGGTATTGATTGTGGGAGGCGGGGCGCCAAAGAATTTTATGCTTCAGACTGAGCCTCAGATACAGGAGGTCCTGAAGCTTGATGAAAAGGGACATGATTATTTTATGCAGATAACAGATGCAAGGGCTGATACAGGAGGGCTGTCAGGGGCAACTCCTTCTGAAGCAGTCAGTTGGGGAAAAGTTGATGAAGAGATGCTGCCCGATGCAGTAGTCGCATATATTGATTTTACAGTAGCTTTGCCAGTTATTACCAGTTATGTTCTATCAAAGGCAAAGCCACGAAAGCACAAGAGACTTTATGATAAGAGAGAAGAGTTATTAGGAAGGCTTCAAAAAGAGTTTTTAAAAAAACCATGA
- a CDS encoding MazF family transcriptional regulator produces the protein MARILRGDIRWADLNPVRGREQAGLRPVLILSYEIFNERSGTVIAVAITSQPQRAGFPLTLELKTVDLPKRSWVKISQIRTFSVERIGKMIAKADPEELDQVIEGLNEIIGA, from the coding sequence ATGGCCCGAATACTGAGGGGTGATATTAGGTGGGCAGATTTAAACCCTGTGCGGGGCCGTGAGCAGGCAGGCTTACGACCGGTTTTAATTTTGAGTTACGAAATTTTTAATGAACGTTCTGGAACTGTTATTGCCGTGGCTATTACCAGTCAGCCTCAACGTGCAGGGTTTCCTCTCACTCTTGAATTGAAAACAGTAGATTTGCCTAAACGTTCATGGGTTAAAATAAGTCAGATTCGGACTTTTTCCGTGGAGAGAATTGGAAAAATGATTGCCAAAGCAGATCCTGAAGAATTAGACCAGGTCATTGAAGGACTAAACGAAATAATAGGGGCATAA
- a CDS encoding peptide-binding protein, translating to MRGFVRVLFGIILILIFAFGCSQKKAKEEGEKERGKTISASAGEPAYGDTIIEGSIGDASNLIPHISSDSASHEITDLVYNGLVRYNKDLVIEGVLADSWDISEDGLTITFHLRKDVKWHDGVPFTADDVMFTYKTMIDPKTPTAYSGDFLLVKKAEVVDKHTFRVTYNKPFAPALISWSIGILPSHLLAGKDITKSSLARSPIGTGPYKFKEWKTGEKIVLESNRYYFEGRPYIDKYVYRIIPDSATMFLELKAGGIDWMGLTPLQHKRQTDDSKIKKNFNKFKYLSFSYTYLGFNLLDQKFKDKRIREAINYTIDKQELIDGVLMGLGVVADGPYKPDMWAYSQNVKKYPYNSEKARELLKEAGWVDKDRDGILEKGGKKFEFTILTNQGNDMRKKTAEIIQRRLKDVGISVKIRIVEWAAFLKEFVHTKKFEALILGWNIPQDPDLYDVWHSSKTGPDELNHISFKNAEVDRLLIKARETFSQEERKNYYFKIQEILAEEQPYVFLYIPEALPIIHSRFRGIKPAPAGITYNFIKWYVPRSDQKYVETAQ from the coding sequence GTGAGGGGGTTTGTAAGGGTTTTATTTGGAATAATTTTGATACTGATTTTTGCTTTTGGTTGTTCACAGAAGAAGGCTAAAGAGGAAGGAGAAAAGGAGAGAGGGAAAACAATTTCAGCATCAGCAGGAGAGCCTGCTTATGGTGATACGATTATTGAAGGAAGCATTGGAGATGCCTCAAATCTTATTCCCCACATTTCATCAGACAGCGCCTCACACGAAATAACAGACCTTGTTTATAACGGACTGGTGAGATATAATAAAGACCTTGTCATAGAGGGTGTTCTTGCGGATAGCTGGGATATCTCAGAAGACGGGCTCACCATTACATTCCATCTCCGCAAAGACGTGAAATGGCACGATGGTGTGCCTTTTACGGCTGATGATGTGATGTTTACATACAAGACAATGATAGACCCAAAGACACCGACTGCTTACAGCGGGGATTTCCTTCTGGTAAAAAAAGCTGAGGTTGTAGATAAACACACTTTCAGGGTAACTTACAACAAACCCTTTGCTCCTGCCCTTATAAGCTGGTCAATAGGGATTCTGCCAAGCCACCTCTTAGCAGGAAAGGATATTACTAAAAGCAGTTTGGCAAGAAGTCCGATTGGCACAGGACCGTATAAATTCAAGGAGTGGAAAACAGGGGAAAAGATAGTTCTTGAGTCAAACCGCTATTATTTTGAAGGAAGGCCTTATATTGATAAATATGTATATAGAATTATACCTGATAGCGCAACAATGTTTCTTGAGCTTAAAGCAGGAGGCATAGACTGGATGGGGCTAACTCCTCTCCAGCATAAGAGGCAGACTGATGATTCAAAAATAAAGAAAAATTTTAATAAGTTCAAGTACCTCTCTTTCAGTTATACTTATCTTGGTTTTAATCTTCTTGACCAGAAATTTAAAGATAAAAGGATAAGAGAGGCAATAAACTATACGATTGACAAGCAGGAACTGATTGATGGTGTTTTAATGGGGCTTGGAGTAGTGGCTGACGGACCATACAAGCCTGATATGTGGGCATATAGCCAGAATGTTAAGAAATATCCATACAATTCTGAAAAGGCAAGGGAACTTTTAAAAGAAGCTGGATGGGTTGATAAGGACAGAGACGGAATACTTGAAAAGGGCGGGAAAAAGTTTGAATTTACAATTTTGACTAATCAGGGAAATGATATGAGGAAAAAGACTGCTGAGATAATTCAAAGACGGCTGAAAGATGTTGGCATTTCAGTTAAAATAAGGATTGTTGAATGGGCGGCTTTTTTAAAGGAATTTGTTCATACAAAAAAATTTGAAGCCCTGATTTTAGGCTGGAACATACCTCAGGACCCGGATTTATATGATGTATGGCACTCAAGCAAAACCGGTCCGGATGAATTAAACCATATCTCATTTAAAAATGCAGAGGTTGATAGGCTTCTAATAAAGGCAAGAGAGACATTCAGCCAGGAAGAAAGAAAAAACTATTATTTTAAAATCCAGGAGATACTTGCTGAAGAACAGCCCTATGTCTTCTTATACATTCCAGAAGCATTACCTATTATACATTCAAGATTCAGAGGTATCAAACCTGCCCCGGCTGGTATTACTTATAATTTTATCAAATGGTATGTTCCAAGGTCTGATCAGAAATATGTTGAAACTGCACAATAA
- a CDS encoding diguanylate cyclase — translation MFSYLLQRLLMMFPLLIGITLISFIVIHLAPGEPTDLQTQFNPKASSLAKQRLREIYGLDKPLHVQYLMWLKRIVLLDFGRSFSPDNRKVLDKIKERIPITITINILSLFIIFCISIPIGVLSARFQYSFFDKVITLFVFAGFAIPTFWLALLLMIFFGVNMGWLPISGLHSMNYQELSLLEKFFDMAKHLIMPLFVATFGDLASLSRYARSNMLEVIRQDYITTARSKGLSETKVIGKHALRNALLPVVTILGFSIPGLIGGSVIFETIFAIPGMGQLFYMSVMARDYPVIMGILVIGAVLTMIGNLVADISYAVADPRIRLG, via the coding sequence GTGTTTTCATATCTTCTGCAAAGACTTCTGATGATGTTTCCCCTGCTAATAGGTATTACATTAATCTCGTTCATAGTAATTCATCTTGCACCGGGCGAGCCTACTGACCTTCAAACCCAGTTTAACCCTAAAGCCTCAAGTCTCGCAAAGCAGAGGCTTAGAGAGATTTACGGGCTTGATAAGCCGTTGCATGTTCAGTATTTGATGTGGCTGAAGCGGATTGTTTTGCTTGATTTTGGAAGGTCATTCTCGCCGGATAACAGGAAAGTACTGGATAAGATAAAGGAAAGAATACCAATAACAATAACAATTAATATTTTGTCTTTGTTTATTATCTTCTGTATTTCAATCCCCATAGGAGTCCTGTCTGCAAGATTTCAGTATTCATTCTTTGATAAGGTTATAACGCTTTTTGTTTTTGCAGGGTTTGCAATTCCTACATTCTGGCTTGCTCTTCTTCTTATGATTTTCTTCGGGGTTAATATGGGATGGCTTCCGATATCGGGGCTTCATTCTATGAATTACCAGGAACTTTCTCTTTTAGAAAAATTTTTTGATATGGCAAAACATCTTATTATGCCATTGTTTGTTGCCACATTTGGGGATCTGGCAAGCCTGTCAAGATATGCAAGGTCCAATATGCTTGAGGTTATCAGGCAGGATTATATTACCACTGCCCGCTCCAAAGGGCTTTCTGAAACAAAGGTCATTGGAAAACATGCGCTCAGGAATGCCCTTCTTCCTGTTGTAACAATACTTGGATTTTCAATACCCGGACTAATAGGAGGGAGTGTTATATTTGAAACAATTTTTGCGATACCTGGGATGGGTCAGCTTTTTTATATGAGCGTAATGGCAAGGGATTATCCTGTGATAATGGGCATACTTGTAATAGGTGCTGTTCTGACAATGATTGGGAACCTTGTGGCTGATATCTCATATGCGGTTGCTGACCCGAGGATAAGGCTGGGATGA
- a CDS encoding prolipoprotein diacylglyceryl transferase produces the protein MHPTLFSIGPLKIHTYGVLIAFGILLALFYLSKQAKYNGLGYQKILDITIYLVLSGILGARIFYVIIEYRNFEGDILGIFKIWEGGLVFYGGFLTAFATGYFLIKKNKLPIWKTLDLFAPAIPLAHTLGRFGCFFAGCCYGKETNILWAVTFKNPDSLAQPVLNIPVHPTQIYESLSNFIIFLFLNWFQKFKKFDGQIAWTYIILYSVMRFTVEFFRGDERGFVLNGLLSTSQLISLILIVFAIFMMTIMRKKKLAGKND, from the coding sequence TTGCACCCAACTCTTTTCTCCATCGGACCGCTAAAGATTCACACCTATGGCGTATTGATTGCTTTTGGAATACTTCTTGCCCTTTTTTATTTATCAAAACAGGCAAAATATAACGGATTGGGCTACCAGAAGATTCTGGACATAACTATATATTTGGTCCTCTCAGGAATTTTAGGGGCAAGAATTTTTTATGTAATTATTGAATACAGGAATTTTGAAGGTGACATTCTTGGAATCTTTAAAATCTGGGAAGGAGGGCTGGTCTTTTACGGTGGATTTCTAACTGCATTTGCAACAGGATATTTTTTAATAAAAAAGAATAAATTGCCAATATGGAAAACCCTTGACCTTTTTGCTCCGGCAATTCCTCTTGCCCACACATTAGGAAGATTCGGTTGTTTCTTTGCCGGATGCTGCTACGGAAAAGAGACAAATATCCTATGGGCAGTAACATTTAAAAATCCGGATTCCCTTGCCCAGCCCGTGCTGAATATTCCTGTTCATCCAACACAGATTTATGAATCTCTTTCAAATTTTATTATATTTCTTTTTCTCAACTGGTTTCAAAAATTTAAAAAATTTGATGGCCAGATAGCATGGACATATATAATCCTTTATTCAGTAATGCGGTTTACGGTTGAATTCTTCAGGGGTGATGAAAGAGGGTTTGTTTTAAATGGATTATTATCCACTTCCCAGCTCATAAGCCTTATATTGATAGTTTTTGCAATCTTCATGATGACAATAATGAGGAAAAAGAAATTAGCTGGGAAAAACGATTAA
- a CDS encoding glycosidase, with the protein MNNKHPELFHRHKLNPILTAANWPYPVNSVFNPGATLLPDGTTLLLCRVEDRRGHSHLSAARSANGIDDWKIDSRPTLLADPEHFPEELWGIEDPRITYVPELNKYAIVYTAYTSSGPGIALALTEDFHTFERYGMIMPPEDKDAALFPHRIGGYWVLVHRPVSYHGAHMWMSYSPDLRHWGSHKLMLEARRGAWWDANKIGLSPPPIETAQGWLVIYHGVRQTAAGALYRLGLALFDLQTPEHCLKRGNEWVFGPEERYEQRGDVSNVVFPCGYTIAPNGDTIHLYYGVADTNIALATGSIHAILEWLDRQPPSDRRQRQTVS; encoded by the coding sequence ATGAACAACAAACATCCTGAACTTTTTCACCGTCATAAGCTCAATCCCATCTTGACCGCCGCCAACTGGCCCTATCCGGTTAATAGTGTGTTTAACCCTGGCGCTACGTTGTTGCCCGATGGGACAACCCTGCTCTTGTGCCGTGTGGAAGATCGGCGCGGGCATTCCCATTTGAGTGCGGCCCGCTCTGCCAATGGCATAGACGACTGGAAGATCGATTCCCGTCCCACCCTACTGGCCGATCCGGAGCATTTTCCTGAAGAGCTGTGGGGCATTGAGGACCCACGTATCACCTACGTTCCCGAATTAAACAAGTATGCCATCGTTTACACCGCCTACACCAGCAGCGGCCCGGGCATAGCCCTGGCGCTTACGGAAGATTTCCACACCTTTGAGCGTTATGGGATGATCATGCCACCGGAAGATAAAGATGCGGCCCTGTTTCCGCATCGGATTGGCGGCTATTGGGTTTTGGTCCATCGCCCGGTCAGTTATCACGGCGCGCACATGTGGATGTCCTATTCGCCCGACCTGCGACACTGGGGCAGTCACAAGCTGATGCTGGAAGCCCGGCGGGGTGCGTGGTGGGACGCGAACAAAATTGGCCTCTCGCCTCCGCCCATCGAAACTGCGCAGGGGTGGCTGGTGATTTACCACGGTGTGCGACAGACCGCGGCTGGCGCCCTTTACCGGCTGGGACTGGCGCTGTTTGATTTGCAGACACCGGAGCATTGCCTGAAACGCGGCAACGAGTGGGTCTTCGGCCCGGAAGAACGCTACGAGCAGCGCGGGGATGTGAGCAACGTCGTCTTTCCGTGCGGCTACACAATTGCTCCTAATGGCGATACTATCCACCTGTATTATGGCGTGGCGGATACGAATATTGCCCTGGCCACCGGCAGTATTCACGCCATTCTGGAATGGCTTGATCGCCAGCCGCCATCGGACCGCCGGCAGCGCCAGACTGTGTCATAA
- a CDS encoding (2Fe-2S)-binding protein, translating into MKRLIKLKVNGDIYEVAIEPSRTLLEVLRENLQYTGTKKSCETGTCGACTVLINGVPVLSCLVLAFEAEGMDILTIEGISEKGSLHPIQESFIKHGAIQCGHCTPGMIMLVKGLLDKNPMPNRDEIKKALAGNFCRCTGYKKIFEAVEAVSEGK; encoded by the coding sequence GTGAAAAGGTTAATTAAATTAAAAGTTAATGGGGATATTTACGAAGTCGCTATTGAGCCAAGCAGAACCCTTCTTGAGGTCCTTCGCGAAAACCTGCAGTACACCGGAACAAAAAAGAGCTGTGAAACTGGAACATGCGGGGCATGTACTGTGCTTATTAATGGAGTTCCTGTACTTTCCTGCCTTGTTTTGGCTTTTGAAGCAGAGGGAATGGACATTCTGACCATTGAAGGCATTTCAGAAAAAGGTTCTTTGCATCCGATTCAGGAGTCTTTTATAAAACATGGAGCAATACAGTGCGGTCATTGTACGCCAGGAATGATAATGTTAGTAAAAGGACTCCTTGATAAAAATCCCATGCCCAATAGAGACGAGATAAAAAAAGCCCTTGCAGGTAATTTCTGCCGCTGCACCGGCTATAAGAAAATATTTGAAGCGGTAGAAGCAGTGAGTGAGGGAAAGTAG